In the Chitinophagales bacterium genome, one interval contains:
- a CDS encoding T9SS type A sorting domain-containing protein, whose protein sequence is MKKGSLLFLTVASALLNFHNASAQTPEWKDVAGIIYNNCTTCHRPGEIGADYLNATGYLSLVNSPYFYSIPTQLQSKLMPPWKADPSYRHFLSERILSQNDIDKLSDWVNAEGPAGDTTLAPPAPVFSTGSQLGVPSSVLTMSEPFTVPGDNSDHYQVFVLPSNLFVDRDVSAIEFRPGNSKVVHHVFIYTCDDGSAAALDATTPEYGYSSFGGAGEGVNADFLGLYAPGLQARFYPAGSGVKFKAGTDVLIQVHYAPVTEPATDQSSINLFFTNETDLRKVKAKRVGEQYVTEPVFFIPKNKVLTFHTAYPLDTTYSLFSIAPHQHLIGKDFKIWAVTPEGDSIPLIYLPQWDFNWQMLYSYPFMVKLEAGTVLYAAATYDNTSNNPNNPNNPPINIGYGESSYDEMFKYFMNLLPYMPGDEDIVLDSSWHPVGVPPVGSIVKTPQLYSPSPNPGSNEVALTYYLPRNSAFALDVYDLSGRLVTSIKDEVIAGAGLRRNILDVSQFENGTYLCTLQCEGKLISKKFVVQH, encoded by the coding sequence ATGAAAAAGGGTTCTTTACTTTTTCTCACAGTTGCCTCGGCATTGTTGAATTTTCATAACGCTTCTGCGCAGACACCCGAATGGAAGGACGTGGCAGGTATTATCTATAACAACTGCACCACTTGCCATCGTCCCGGCGAAATTGGGGCTGATTATCTAAATGCCACCGGTTACCTCTCACTGGTCAACAGCCCTTATTTCTACAGTATACCGACACAGTTACAGTCGAAACTGATGCCACCCTGGAAAGCTGATCCGTCTTACCGGCATTTTCTCAGTGAGCGCATCCTTTCGCAAAACGATATCGATAAACTTTCCGACTGGGTGAATGCAGAAGGCCCGGCCGGTGATACAACACTCGCACCGCCTGCTCCTGTTTTCTCAACCGGTTCGCAACTGGGTGTTCCCAGTTCGGTGCTTACCATGTCAGAACCTTTCACGGTACCCGGCGACAACAGCGATCATTACCAGGTTTTTGTTTTGCCTTCCAACTTGTTTGTTGACCGTGATGTTTCCGCTATTGAATTCAGGCCTGGAAATTCAAAGGTGGTTCACCATGTATTTATCTACACCTGTGACGACGGTTCAGCCGCAGCGCTGGATGCCACAACACCCGAATATGGATATTCTTCTTTCGGTGGTGCAGGCGAAGGCGTTAACGCTGATTTCCTTGGTTTATATGCACCTGGTTTACAGGCAAGATTTTATCCTGCAGGCTCTGGTGTAAAATTTAAAGCAGGTACCGATGTGCTGATACAGGTTCACTATGCGCCGGTCACCGAGCCCGCTACCGATCAGAGTTCAATCAATCTTTTCTTTACCAATGAAACAGATCTGCGCAAGGTAAAGGCAAAACGTGTGGGTGAACAATACGTTACCGAACCCGTTTTCTTCATTCCTAAAAACAAGGTACTTACCTTTCATACTGCTTATCCGCTCGATACCACCTATTCCCTGTTCAGCATCGCGCCACATCAACACCTTATCGGTAAAGATTTTAAAATCTGGGCTGTTACGCCTGAGGGAGATTCTATTCCGCTCATCTACCTGCCTCAATGGGATTTTAACTGGCAGATGTTATACAGTTATCCGTTTATGGTGAAACTGGAAGCAGGCACTGTTCTTTATGCTGCTGCTACCTATGATAACACATCTAATAATCCGAATAATCCGAATAATCCTCCTATCAATATCGGGTATGGCGAGTCCTCCTATGATGAGATGTTCAAATACTTCATGAATTTGCTTCCATACATGCCCGGCGATGAAGATATTGTTCTTGACAGTTCCTGGCATCCTGTTGGCGTGCCACCGGTTGGTAGTATTGTAAAAACTCCGCAGCTATATTCACCGTCACCTAATCCCGGAAGCAATGAAGTGGCCCTCACCTATTACCTTCCCAGAAACTCCGCTTTCGCCCTCGATGTATATGATTTGTCAGGGAGGCTCGTTACTTCCATTAAGGATGAAGTGATTGCCGGTGCAGGCCTGCGTCGCAATATTTTAGATGTCAGCCAATTTGAAAACGGAACCTACTTATGTACGTTGCAATGTGAAGGAAAACTGATTTCGAAGAAATTTGTGGTGCAACATTAA
- a CDS encoding DUF2911 domain-containing protein, with the protein MQQAHAQVITQPPSGENNRCIVTQYIGSLVSVTVTYNSPNVTGPAGEDRKGKIWGELVPYGFNDLGFGSSKAAPWRAGANENTTISFSHDVLIQDKPLKAGTYGFFIVAEREGPWTLIFSKTATAWGSFFYEPSQDALRVTTNPLDAPFTEWLTYEFTDRGTDQATCALIWEQKMIPFTIKVPGMTQLYVDNMRRQLQNSAGFKWEGWNDAAQYCLTNRTNLDEALTWSDNAINLPFIGQENFTTLSTRSQLLSALGREDESKATMQKAINHPTATALEIHFYGRQLLTAGKKEDAMKVFELNAKKNPNEWVINVGLARGYSAMGNYKAALKYAKVAYEKAPDPQNKENMKQAVAKLEQGKDIN; encoded by the coding sequence ATGCAGCAGGCACATGCGCAGGTAATCACCCAACCTCCGAGCGGTGAAAACAACCGTTGTATCGTTACCCAATATATCGGCTCGCTGGTATCGGTGACGGTCACCTACAACAGCCCGAATGTGACAGGCCCGGCCGGCGAAGATCGTAAAGGCAAGATATGGGGCGAACTTGTTCCATACGGTTTCAATGATCTTGGCTTTGGAAGCAGCAAGGCGGCACCGTGGCGGGCAGGCGCTAATGAGAATACCACCATTTCATTTTCGCATGATGTTTTGATACAGGATAAACCGCTGAAAGCAGGCACATACGGCTTTTTTATTGTTGCAGAAAGGGAAGGTCCCTGGACGCTGATTTTTTCTAAAACAGCAACAGCATGGGGAAGTTTTTTTTATGAGCCGTCACAGGATGCATTGCGTGTTACCACCAATCCGCTGGATGCGCCTTTTACCGAATGGCTTACTTATGAATTTACAGATCGCGGCACCGACCAGGCCACCTGCGCTTTGATATGGGAACAAAAAATGATTCCCTTTACGATTAAAGTTCCCGGCATGACACAACTGTATGTAGATAATATGCGGCGTCAATTGCAAAATTCCGCCGGGTTTAAATGGGAAGGTTGGAATGATGCGGCACAGTATTGCCTTACCAATCGTACGAATCTCGATGAAGCATTGACCTGGTCTGACAATGCCATTAACCTGCCTTTTATTGGGCAGGAAAATTTTACCACACTTTCTACAAGGTCGCAGTTGTTATCTGCACTGGGAAGAGAGGATGAGTCGAAGGCTACCATGCAGAAAGCAATCAATCACCCGACGGCTACAGCGCTGGAGATACATTTTTATGGACGCCAGTTGCTTACAGCCGGCAAAAAGGAAGATGCCATGAAGGTATTTGAGCTGAATGCCAAGAAAAATCCAAACGAATGGGTTATCAATGTCGGACTGGCACGCGGATACTCAGCTATGGGCAATTATAAAGCAGCGTTGAAGTATGCGAAAGTTGCCTATGAGAAAGCGCCTGATCCGCAAAACAAAGAAAACATGAAGCAGGCAGTGGCGAAGTTAGAGCAGGGCAAGGATATCAACTGA
- the ettA gene encoding energy-dependent translational throttle protein EttA has protein sequence MADNKIIFSMQGVGKIIPPNNKEILKNIYLSFYYGAKIGIIGSNGSGKSTLLKIIAGIDKEYQGKIQFEKEYSIGMLEQEPHLDQSKTVIEIVREGVKPVMDLIKEFEEISNKFSEPMTDEAMEKLTNRMGEVQEKIDAVDGWEIDSKLERALDALNCPEGDSPAKNLSGGELRRVALCRLLLQQPDILLLDEPTNHLDAESILWLEQYLQEYKGTVIAVTHDRYFLDNVAGWILELDRGEGIPWKGNYSSWLDQKQIRLAQEEKTESKRQKTLQRELEWVRMGQKARQAKSKARIQNYEKMASEETKQKEEKLELFIPPGPRLGAQVIEAKDLMKAFGDKELFEHLNFSLPQGGIVGIIGPNGAGKTTLFRMILGLEAPDQGEIKIGETVKISYVDQHHTKIDQSKTVFEVISGGTDWIEIGKYKVLSRAYVGKFNFQGNDQQKKVEVLSGGERNRLHLALTLREEANVLLLDEPTNDLDVNTLRSLEEALENFAGCAVIISHDRWFLDRVCTHILAFEGDGNVYWFEGSFSDYEENKKKRLGDVQPHRFRYKKLVAN, from the coding sequence ATGGCAGATAATAAGATTATTTTTTCCATGCAGGGCGTCGGCAAAATCATCCCGCCGAATAACAAGGAAATATTGAAAAACATTTACTTGTCCTTTTACTATGGCGCAAAGATTGGCATCATCGGTTCCAATGGAAGCGGCAAATCAACGCTGCTGAAAATCATCGCCGGCATTGATAAAGAATACCAGGGAAAAATTCAGTTTGAAAAGGAATATTCCATCGGTATGCTTGAACAGGAACCTCACCTGGATCAATCCAAAACCGTGATTGAAATTGTAAGAGAAGGTGTGAAACCGGTGATGGACCTTATTAAAGAGTTTGAAGAAATCAGCAATAAATTCTCCGAGCCCATGACCGATGAAGCCATGGAAAAGCTTACCAACCGCATGGGCGAAGTGCAGGAGAAGATTGATGCAGTGGATGGCTGGGAAATTGATTCAAAACTCGAAAGAGCGCTGGATGCCCTGAACTGCCCGGAAGGCGATTCACCGGCAAAAAATCTCTCCGGCGGTGAGCTAAGGAGAGTGGCACTGTGCAGGCTGCTGCTGCAACAGCCTGATATCCTGTTGCTGGATGAGCCGACCAACCACCTTGATGCGGAATCAATCCTGTGGCTTGAACAATACCTGCAGGAATACAAAGGCACCGTGATAGCCGTGACGCACGATCGTTATTTCCTCGATAATGTGGCCGGCTGGATTTTGGAGCTCGATCGCGGAGAAGGGATACCCTGGAAAGGCAATTACTCATCCTGGCTGGATCAAAAACAAATCCGGCTGGCGCAGGAAGAAAAAACAGAATCAAAACGCCAGAAAACGCTGCAACGGGAATTGGAATGGGTACGCATGGGACAAAAAGCACGGCAGGCCAAGTCGAAAGCCCGTATTCAGAATTATGAGAAAATGGCCAGCGAAGAAACAAAACAGAAAGAGGAAAAGCTGGAGCTCTTTATTCCGCCCGGACCCCGTCTTGGCGCCCAGGTGATTGAAGCTAAAGACCTGATGAAAGCATTTGGAGATAAAGAATTGTTTGAGCATTTGAATTTCAGTTTGCCCCAGGGTGGAATCGTTGGGATAATTGGTCCGAATGGTGCGGGCAAAACAACGTTGTTCCGCATGATATTAGGTTTGGAAGCGCCTGATCAGGGCGAAATAAAAATCGGCGAAACCGTTAAGATTTCCTACGTTGATCAGCATCATACAAAAATTGATCAGAGCAAGACTGTTTTTGAAGTGATCAGCGGAGGCACTGACTGGATAGAAATCGGTAAATACAAAGTGCTGTCGCGCGCTTACGTCGGCAAGTTTAATTTCCAGGGTAACGATCAGCAGAAAAAAGTAGAGGTGCTTTCCGGAGGAGAGAGAAATCGCCTGCACCTTGCCCTCACTTTACGGGAAGAAGCAAACGTGCTATTACTGGATGAGCCAACCAATGATCTTGACGTGAATACTTTGCGCTCACTGGAAGAAGCGTTGGAAAACTTCGCCGGCTGCGCTGTAATCATTTCCCATGACCGTTGGTTCCTTGACAGGGTTTGTACGCACATCCTGGCATTTGAAGGTGATGGAAATGTTTATTGGTTTGAAGGAAGCTTCTCTGATTATGAAGAAAATAAGAAAAAGAGGTTGGGCGATGTTCAGCCACATCGATTCCGGTATAAAAAACTGGTGGCCAACTGA
- a CDS encoding DoxX family protein: protein MNLIHRVETWGDKHHPKWLDILRILLGVIILWRGAVFVSDTASLQQLIDHSRFAQVSFWLAHYVAFAHLVGGIMIIVGLLTRTAAIFQLPVLIGAVLFVNLDSGLFTSTSAELWFSVLILFLLCFFAVEGSGPWSVDEYMKKHPEDHDWQDELKKEAE, encoded by the coding sequence ATGAACCTGATTCATCGAGTTGAAACATGGGGTGACAAGCATCACCCGAAATGGCTGGATATTTTACGTATTCTGCTCGGCGTTATAATACTCTGGCGGGGAGCCGTTTTTGTAAGTGACACAGCATCGTTGCAGCAGCTGATTGATCACAGCAGGTTTGCGCAGGTTTCATTCTGGCTGGCGCATTATGTTGCGTTTGCTCACCTGGTCGGCGGTATCATGATAATTGTAGGATTGCTCACCAGAACAGCAGCCATCTTTCAGTTACCGGTGCTGATCGGGGCAGTATTGTTTGTTAACCTCGACAGTGGCTTATTCACTTCTACTTCAGCTGAATTGTGGTTTTCTGTACTTATACTTTTTCTGTTGTGCTTTTTTGCAGTGGAAGGTTCCGGGCCATGGTCAGTGGATGAGTATATGAAAAAGCATCCCGAAGATCATGACTGGCAGGATGAGCTGAAGAAGGAGGCCGAGTAA